The genomic segment CCCGGATCATCCACCGTGTTCACCTCCCCCTCCTGCGGCAGATCCGGATCCCCGAAAACCGGCGACTCATGATGCGGCCTCGGATCATTCAGCTCAACCATTACTCTCTCCTTCGGATCGTCGACAGGACTTCGGGTCGATGACGCTCGGCGCCTCGCGCTGATTCGATCAGACCGCATGAACCGCCCCCAGGTCCAGAGTCATTCGACGGGAATCGAGCAGGTCGCCGGCCGCCACGGCACTGTCCGTGGCGGCCGGAAACGTCTACCCTCGTGCTTATGGAGGAGACGAAGAACGATCGAATTTCGCCGCGCGAGTTCCGCGCCGCGGAAGGGGTGTCCGACTGGCGGGTCGTCTTCGACGGGGCGCGGGCGCATTTCGCAACCGGTTCGTTCGAGAAGGGCGCGGCTCTCGTGTTCGCCATCGCGGAACTCTCGGATGCGGCCGGTCACCACCCCGACGTCGAGCTCCAGTACGCGACGGTGGCCGTGCGGCTGATCAGTCATGACATCGGCGACATCAGCCATCGTGACCTCGCCCTGGCCCGCCGAATCTCCATCGCCGCCGACGAACTCGGCATCGTCGCCGATCCGTCCCGGGTGCAGACCGTGCAGATCGCGGTCGACGCGCTCGACATCCCGGCCGTGATGCCGTTCTGGGAGGCCGTGCTCGGCTATCGGCAGGAGGGCGGCGAAGACGTCGTCGACCCGCTCGGTCACGGCCCGAACGTCTGGTTCCAGCAGATGGACGTGCCTCGTCCGCAGCGCAACCGCATCCACATCGACGTCTCGGTGCCCCGCGACGAGGCCGAGCGGCGCGTCGCCGCCGCGGTCGCGGCCGGCGGGAAGATCGTGAACGACGCCTACGCCCCCGCCTACTGGACTCTCGCCGACCTCGAAGGCAACGAGGTCGACGTGGCTGCTTGGCGAGACGACAGCGACTGATGGCTGTCGTCGACGGCGCGGCCCTGGCGCTCGAGCTACCCGGTGCGATCGAGGTGCCGCACCATGACCGTCGCGCTTTCAAGGTCTCGCGGATCTTCGCGTCGCTGCCCCGCGACGCACTCACGATGAACGTCGGCCTGGCCGCCGAGGAGCAGGCCATGTTCTGCCGCAACAGCGCCGCCTTCACACCGGTGAACGGCGCTTGGGGGCAGCAGGGGTGGACGGTGATCGACCTCGGTGTCGCGTCGGACGACGAGGTCGCTGCGGCGCTCGAACTGGCACACGCACGCGCCTGACTCAGGCGCGTCGTCCCTCGGATGTCGGTCGCTCTGGTTAGCCTCGAAGGGCAGCACCCCACGACCCGAGAAGAGCACCATGCCCGGCTTCGCCACCATCGACTTCGAGACCACCGGGTTGTTCCCGAGCGGAAGCGATCGGGCCATCGAAGTGGCGGTCGTGCACTCCGATCCTGATGGCACGATCACCGGTCGGTGGGACACGCTGATCAACCCCGGCCGCGACCTCGGGCGCCAAGACATCCATCGAATCACCGCCTTCGAGGCCCGCCAGGCACCCGCCTTCGGGGAGATCGCAGCAGAGCTCCTCGAGCTGCTGTCGGGCCGGGTCATCGTCGCGCACAACGCGAGCTTCGACACCCGCTTCCTGCTCGCCGAGTTGGGCAGGCTGGGGTACTCGCACGGCGAGGAGCTGGTTTCCCTCTGCACCATGCGGCTCGCGCGGCAGTATCTGCCGGCCGGCGCCCGTCGGTCGCTCGCGGAGTGCTGTGCGACGTTCGGCATCGACCTCGAGGGGGCGCACCGCGCCTCCGTCGACGCCGAGGCCACCGCGCAGCTGCTGGCGGCCTACCTCGACCACACGGAGGATCGCTCCGGATGGGATGACTGTCTCGCCCGCGGGGTCGGGCACACCTTCGCCCGCCTTCCGGGCCCCGGCACGGACTGGTTCCCGCGCGAGCGCGCGCGGGAAGGTTCCGGCTTGCACCTGACAGCCGGGTCCCGCTCACCGCACGGCCTCACCCTCGGCGCCGGCGACCACGTGGCTCTCACCGGCTCGATGTCGCGACCGAGGGAGGAGTGGAACGCCCTTCTCGCCGGGAGCGGGATGGTGCCGCGCAACTACGTCACGAAGCAGGTGAAACTCGTGGCCGCTGCCGACACCGACTCGCTCTCCACGAAGGCCCGCCTCGCCCGCGCCTATGGCATCCCGGTCGTCAGCGAGCGCGCCCTCACCGCGCTGCTCGGCCTCTGAGGGTCGTTGCACACTGCTCTGCCTCTAGTGTCGTTGCACACAGCGACCGCCGCCATCGTCCACCTACCAGGTCGCGCTGCATAGGCGTTTCAGCGGCGACGCCCCGATGCGGAATCGGCTCGGGCGAGTAGGGTCGGCCGCATGTCGACTGAACCGCCGCCCACCCTGCCGCCCGAGTCACCCACACCTCCGCCCGGCGCGCCCAGCGACCCGCCCCAGGCGCCGCCGGAGCCCCCGCAGTTCTGACGGGGGCCCAGCGGGTCAGTGGCCGATCGGGTCAGTGGCCGATCGGGTCAGTGGTCGATCGGTCAGTGCCCGATCGGCACTCCCTCGGCGGCGCCGCCCGCTTCTTCTTCGAGCACACGCTGTTCGGGAGTCAGTTCGGCCGGGCGCCGCACGAAGAACGCCGCCACCACTCCGAGCAGCGAGATGATCGCGCCGCAGAGGAACGCGGCCTGGATGCCCGCCGCTGTCGACGAGATCACCGATTCGCCGGCCGACTGGTGGGTCAGCGCGACGCCCGACATGACGGCGATGAACAGAGCGGTTCCGGATGCGCCGGCCAGCTGCTGCACGGTGCCCACGATCGCCGAACCGTGCGAATACAGCCGCGGCTTCAGAGCGCCGAGCCCCGCCGTGAACAGCGGCGTGAACATCAGCGCGAGTCCGATGCTCAGGGTCACGTGCGCTACGAGCACCCACCACATCGACGTGTTCTCGTTCACCATCGTGAGCCCCCACAGCACGCCCGACACGATGATCGACCCGGGCACGAGCAGCACGGTCGGCCCGTAGCGGTCGTAGAGCCGCCCGACGAACGGCGCCAGCACACCCATCACGATGCCACCGGGAAGCAGCAGCAGACCGGTGGTCAGAGCATCCAGCTGCAGCACGTTCTGCATGAAGAACGGAAGCACGATGATCGTGCCGAACAGCGCCATCATCGACACCGCCATCAGGAGGATGGCCACGGTGAAGGTGCGTGCCTTGAAGGTGCGCAGATCGAGCAGAGCGCGGTCGGTGCGCTGGAGCGCGATCTGCCGCAGCACGAAGGCGGCGAGCGCCACCAGACCGACGATCAGCGGCATCCAGCTGCCCATGAAGGTGGCCGAGGCTCCGCCGATGTTGCTCAGCCCGTAGACCAGGCCGCCGAAGCCGAACGCCGAGAGGATGATCGAGAAGACGTCGATCGGCACCACACGCGGCTCGGTCACGTTCTTCACCCGCACGGCACCGAGGATCAGCGCGCCGATCGCGATCGGCAGCACGAGGATGAACATCCACCGCCAGGTGAGCGTGCTCAGGATGATGCCCGAGATGGTCGGGCCGATGGCGGGCGCCACCGAGATCACGATCGAGATGTTTCCCATGGTGCGCCCACGCGTCGCCGGCGGAACCAGGGTCATCACCGTGGTCATGAGCAGCGGCATCATGATGGCGGTTCCCGATGCCTGCACGACGCGGGCCGCGAGCAGCACCTCGAAGCCGGGCGCGAGCGCGGCGATCAGGGTGCCTGCGCTGAACAACGACATCGCGGCGATGAAGATCGGTCGCGTGTTGAAGCGCTGGAGGAGGAATCCGGTGATGGGGATGACGACGGCCATCGTGAGCATGAAGGCGGTCGAGAGCCACTGTGCGGCCACCTCGGTGATGCCGAGGTCGACCACCAGGTGCGGGATCGCCACCCCCATGATGGTCTCGTTGAGGATGACGACGAAGGTCGCCACCAGCAGCAGATTGATGACGAGTTTGTTGCGGCGGGCGATGTGGTCGCCGCCGTCGACCGCGCCGCCACTCGAGAGGGGTGGCGCGGCGTCGGTGGCTTGCAGGGAGCTGTCGGTCACAGAGAAGTCCTGTCGGAAAAGGGACGGGCAAAGGGGTCGGCACAGCCGGCGTGAAGGAGAACGCGATTCGTACTCTGCCGTATTCCACCGACATCGGAACGAACGCTATGTGAACAGTGTACACATAGGGGCGGCTCAGGATCGAGTGCGCGATTCGAGCAGCTTCTTCAGGCTCTCGAGCAGGTAATTCCAGCCCGGGCTGGTCTCCCGGTCGAGCACGCTGCCGGCGACGACGCCCGAGTGCGTCAGCGTCACCCGGGTGCACGTCGCATCGGCCGGCTCGTCGAACGCATCGAGCTGCCAGTCCACCCGGGTTCCCCCGTGCTCGCTCACCTCTTGCGACCACACGGGATGG from the Herbiconiux aconitum genome contains:
- a CDS encoding MDR family MFS transporter, with the protein product MTDSSLQATDAAPPLSSGGAVDGGDHIARRNKLVINLLLVATFVVILNETIMGVAIPHLVVDLGITEVAAQWLSTAFMLTMAVVIPITGFLLQRFNTRPIFIAAMSLFSAGTLIAALAPGFEVLLAARVVQASGTAIMMPLLMTTVMTLVPPATRGRTMGNISIVISVAPAIGPTISGIILSTLTWRWMFILVLPIAIGALILGAVRVKNVTEPRVVPIDVFSIILSAFGFGGLVYGLSNIGGASATFMGSWMPLIVGLVALAAFVLRQIALQRTDRALLDLRTFKARTFTVAILLMAVSMMALFGTIIVLPFFMQNVLQLDALTTGLLLLPGGIVMGVLAPFVGRLYDRYGPTVLLVPGSIIVSGVLWGLTMVNENTSMWWVLVAHVTLSIGLALMFTPLFTAGLGALKPRLYSHGSAIVGTVQQLAGASGTALFIAVMSGVALTHQSAGESVISSTAAGIQAAFLCGAIISLLGVVAAFFVRRPAELTPEQRVLEEEAGGAAEGVPIGH
- a CDS encoding exonuclease domain-containing protein; translation: MPGFATIDFETTGLFPSGSDRAIEVAVVHSDPDGTITGRWDTLINPGRDLGRQDIHRITAFEARQAPAFGEIAAELLELLSGRVIVAHNASFDTRFLLAELGRLGYSHGEELVSLCTMRLARQYLPAGARRSLAECCATFGIDLEGAHRASVDAEATAQLLAAYLDHTEDRSGWDDCLARGVGHTFARLPGPGTDWFPRERAREGSGLHLTAGSRSPHGLTLGAGDHVALTGSMSRPREEWNALLAGSGMVPRNYVTKQVKLVAAADTDSLSTKARLARAYGIPVVSERALTALLGL
- a CDS encoding VOC family protein, which translates into the protein MEETKNDRISPREFRAAEGVSDWRVVFDGARAHFATGSFEKGAALVFAIAELSDAAGHHPDVELQYATVAVRLISHDIGDISHRDLALARRISIAADELGIVADPSRVQTVQIAVDALDIPAVMPFWEAVLGYRQEGGEDVVDPLGHGPNVWFQQMDVPRPQRNRIHIDVSVPRDEAERRVAAAVAAGGKIVNDAYAPAYWTLADLEGNEVDVAAWRDDSD
- a CDS encoding MmcQ/YjbR family DNA-binding protein encodes the protein MAVVDGAALALELPGAIEVPHHDRRAFKVSRIFASLPRDALTMNVGLAAEEQAMFCRNSAAFTPVNGAWGQQGWTVIDLGVASDDEVAAALELAHARA